AGTCTGCGGCATCCGGCGAGCCAGGACATTGTGCGTTCTATGGTCCAGCGGTGGCGGCCCAGGCGGGTCGGGGACTCGATGCCTCTGCGGGCGATGCGGTGCCGGATGCCGCGTCCGCGTAACCATCGGCGCAGGTGGTCGTAGTCGTATCCCTTGTCGGCGTGGAGTTTGGCCGGCCTGCGCCGTCGGGGTCCGCGCCGGGAGCGGATCGGCGGTATCCCCTTCACCAGCGGGATCAGCGCCTGGCTGTCGTGCAGGTTCGCCCCGGAGATCCCGACGGACAGGGGCAGACCGGTCCGCTCGGTGATCAGGTGGATCTTCGAGCCGTACTTGCCCCGATCCACAGGATTCGGACCTGTCAGTTCCCCCTTTTCAGCGCTCGCATGTTCACCGAGTCGATCGCACAGCGGGACCAGTCCAACTCACCGCGGGAGCCGAGTTCGTCGAGGACCAGGCGGTGGAGCTTGGCCCACACCCGGGCCTTCGACCACTCGGCAAAGCGCCG
Above is a window of Streptomyces sp. NBC_00490 DNA encoding:
- a CDS encoding IS5 family transposase (programmed frameshift), with protein sequence MVERLVPDELWELFQRVVPEAPSRPQGGGRRRHGDREVLAAIVFVATSGCTWHQLPSASFGPSGATAHRRFAEWSKARVWAKLHRLVLDELGSRGELDWSRCAIDSVNMRALKRGNLTGPNPVDRGKYGSKIHLITERTGLPLSVGISGANLHDSQALIPLVKGIPPIRSRRGPRRRRPAKLHADKGYDYDHLRRWLRGRGIRHRIARRGIESPTRLGRHRWTIERTMSWLAGCRRLHRRYERKADHFLAFTSIACTLICYRRLAK